From Anopheles coluzzii chromosome 3, AcolN3, whole genome shotgun sequence, the proteins below share one genomic window:
- the LOC120959610 gene encoding tektin-2 gives MANKAAVTFEKPLQHLSLADWHSRLTQLKNVAYTQRSDAFELRHSARNLRNETRIQTHWDTYHNNDRLSDRVAELDRWREKMRIMLGRVVDEIQALREEKSSTERDLDGHITPLTVVTECIGMRDCRLGSELTYDEGDTELKNELCIVENNQRLLRDQNQAAWEQLNRLQEVKFKLELDLTDKDEAQAIDAHQLQVDQHCGDVSFKTDPTRVPRDSCTYGNWLEYCEELVALTENTLADSFSIRESLFATREKARNILRAQQDRTAHTLRKRIFETQRARNELEYQLGKMKEEMAKCLQEIETLERAHDQKTEALKVVETRLENRAQRSGMELCIDESYHGLCDEVQKLRDTIKTLRAKIDATKTTYNSLRDHANKIDQDLQNKQHSLMTDIRALDLRGRLKTGEFGGLPTQTDRNIHLSRVEDEIPKT, from the exons ATGGCCAACAAAGCGGCCGTAACGTTCGAGAAGCCCCTGCAGCATCTCAGCCTAGCCGATTGGCACTCCCGGCTGACGCAGCTGAAGAACGTCGCCTACACGCAGCGCTCGGACGCGTTCGAGCTGCGCCATTCGGCACGCAATCTGCGGAACGAAACCCGCATCCAGACGCACTGGGACACGTACCACAACAATGACCGGCTGTCGGATCGGGTCGCCGAGCTGGACCGCTGGCGGGAGAAGATGCGCATCATGCTGGGGCGCGTGGTAGACGAAATCCAGGCGCTGCGGGAGGAAAAGTCCAGCACCGAGCGCGACCTGGACGGGCACATTACGCCGCTGACGGTGGTGACGGAGTGCATCGGGATGCGGGACTGCCGGCTCGGGTCGGAGCTAACGTACGACGAGGGCGACACCGAGCTGAAGAACGAGCTGTGCATCGTGGAGAACAATCAGCGGCTGCTGCGCGACCAAAACCAGGCCGCCTGGGAGCAGCTGAACCGGCTGCAGGAGGTCAAGTTCAAGCTCGAGCTCGATCTGACCGATAAGGACGAGGCGCAGGCGATCGATGCGCACCAGCTGCAGGTGGACCAGCACTGCGGGGACGTGTCGTTCAAGACGGATCCGACGCGGGTCCCGCGCGA CTCCTGTACGTACGGCAACTGGCTGGAGTACTGCGAGGAGCTGGTGGCGCTCACCGAGAACACGCTGGCCGATTCCTTCTCCATCCGCGAGTCGCTGTTTGCGACGCGTGAGAAAGCGCGCAACATTCTGCGCGCCCAGCAGGACCGCACGGCCCATACGCTGCGCAAGCGAATCTTCGAAACGCAGCGCGCCCGGAACGAGCTCGAGTATCAGCTCGGCAAG ATGAAGGAAGAGATGGCCAAATGTCTTCAGGAGATCGAAACGCTCGAGCGAGCGCACGACCAAAAGACGGAAGCGCTCAAGGTGGTGGAAACGCGCCTGGAAAACCGTGCCCAGCGCTCCGGCATGGAGCTGTGCATCGACGAGTCGTACCACGGGCTGTGCGACGAGGTGCAGAAGCTGCGCGACACGATCAAAACGCTGCGCGCCAAGATCGACGCCACCAAGACGACGTACAACTCGCTGCGGGATCACGCGAACAAGATCGATCAGGATCTGCAGAATAAGCAGCACTCGCTGATGACCGACATCCGGGCGCTGGATCTGCGCGGCCGGCTCAAGACGGGCGAGTTTGGCGGGCTGCCGACGCAAACCGACCGCAACATCCATCTGTCCCGCGTGGAGGACGAAATTCCCAAGACATAA